TGCTCATCCCCCAACGGTAGGGGGTCGGCGGCGCCCCGCGCCCCACGCCGGGCGGGATCCGGGAGATGCGGGACGGGATCCCCGGCCGCGGGGAGCGCCGCCCGGACGCCGCCCGCGGCCGTCGCGACGGCGGCCAGCCCGATCGTGACGGCGACGACCGTCTCCGTCCACGGCGTCGTGTCGTAGGAGGTGTCCCCGTGCAGCATCGGCGCGACGACGAATGCAGCCAGGAGCTGGCCCGGGAGGGAGGCGGCCGCGACGAGGGCGAGGGCGACCGCGTCGAGCGGGCGGGCGCGCGGCCGGCCCGGCCGGAGGGCCGCGATCCCGACGAGACCCGCCAGCCCCACGAGGTGGGCCGGGAGGAGCAACCCGCCGAGGGGCGACGGCGCGCCGGCGATCCCGGACAGCAGCGCGTGCAGGCCCAGGACGGCGAAGGACCCGGCGACCGCGAGGACCGGGATCGTGCCCGAGCGGCCGCGCGCGCCCACCGCGACCGCGAGGGCCACCACGGCCAGGGCCAGCAGGATCATGCCCGCGCCGTGCCGCTCGGCCGCGTCGCCGAGGGGGATCCAGCCCGCCGTCGGGGCGTCGTGGTCGTGCTCGTGGGACTCGATGGAGTCCCGGCGGGACGGCGGCAGCGCGTCGCGCGCGGTGACCCAGCGCTGGAGCGACGCGTCGAGCTGGAGGAGCGCCGACGCCGCGAGGAGCCCGGAGGCGACGAGGCGCCCGCCTGCCGCAACGCGCGCCTCCGCGGCCGGCGGCGTCACGATGCGGTCCCGGTCCCGGTCCCGGTCCCGGGCCTCGCCGTGCGATGGTGCGCGAGGAGGGCCGAGACCAGCATCGCGACGGCTGCGCACGCCGTGCTGGTCGCGACGACGCTCTCCGTGTGGATGGGGGTGTCGGAGTAGGTGCCGCCCCAGATCGCCGGGGCGATCGCGAGGAGGGCGAGGAGCTGGCCGACGATGCTGCTGCCGAGGAGGAGGATCCCGCCGAGCGCGTCCCACGCGGTCCCGTGCGAGGCGCGTCCCCGGGCGACGGCCACCGCGACGGCCGCGCATCCCGCGAGGTTCAGCAGGAACGTGGACAGGTAGGTGCCGGCGAGCGGGCCCGGCTCGCCCGTGAGGCCCGAGACGAGCGCGTGGGCGCCGATGGCCGCGAACGTGCCGGCGACCACGGCCGTGCCGACGAGGCCCGTCCGCCCCGTGATCCGCGCGGCGCGCGCGAGGGCGAGCACCGCGAGGGCCAGCAGGAGCATGCCGAGGCCGTGGGTCAGGGCGGCGTCGCCGAGGGGGACCCACTCGGAGGAGGGGAAGGAGTGGTCGAAGCGGCCGTCCTGGACGCCCGCCTCCGGGTCGTCCCAGGATGCGGCCGCCGTGACCCAGCGCTGGAGCGAGGCGTCGAGCTGGAGCAGCGCGGACGCCGCGAGGAGGCCCGCGGCGACGAGGCGCCAGCCGCCGGGCGTCCGCGGCCGCGGGACGGCGGGTCGGGAGCGGGCGGACGGGACGGTCGGCGGCGGATCCGCGACGACCGGGCGATCGAGGTGCGTCATGACCCAGGACTACCGCATCGCCGGGCCGCGCGGGCGGACGACGGGTGATCGTCTTCCGCACCCGGTGAATTCGCGGCGCCGCGCGGCCGTCCGGGCGGTCTCAACGCGGGCGGTGCCCCACGTACGCGGTGCGGGTGCCGCGCAGGCGGAGGTCGGGGATCCGCGCGAGGGCGTGCGGGCCGTCGGCGTCGAGGAGCGCGTCGAGCGCGGTGCGGTCGGCGGCGTCGAGGCGGTCGCCGGAGCGGTCGCGGACGCGGGCCAGCCACGCGCGGGCGTAGGGGAGCGTGGCGGCGGCGACGACCGGATCCGCCGGGTCGGGGTCGAGGGCGAACGCGCGCGTCTCGACCTCCACGAGCCCCGCGGCGGCGAGCCACGGCGCCCAGTCCGGGTGCGACGGGCCGCCCGTGCCGCCGTGCGTGACCGCGTCGTCGAGGCGGTCGGCGAGACCGGGGCGGGCGAGGTCGGCCGGGAGGTCGTCCGGGAGGAAGCGGGGCGGGCCGTCCATCTCGACGACGGCGAGGACCCCGCCCGGCGCGAGCCCGTCGTGGATCCGGCCGAGGAGCAGGGCGGGGTCGGCGACCTCGTGCAGCATGAGCGACGCCCAGACGAGGTCGGCGGGCGGCAGCGCGGGCCAGGCGTCGTCGAGGTCGGCGTGCACGGGGCGGATCCGGTCGGCCAGCCCGTCGACGACCGCGCGCTCGGCGACGCGCGCCAGCATCGCGTCGCTCGCGTCGACCGCGATCACCTCGGCCCGGTCGAAGCGCCGGGCCAGGGCGACGGTGCCGGTGCCCGTCCCGGCGCCCAGGTCGACGACCACGCGGCCCGCGGTGTCCCGGGCCAGGCGGCGGACCCAGGTGGTCAGCTCGAGGAGGTGCCGGTGCAGGATCCGCGCGTCGAGGTCGAGCATGGCGGCGAGGGAGGGGTCGGCGGCGCCGTGGGCGTGGGCGCGGACGTCGTGGTGGGGCATGCATCTATGCTCGCGCCCTCCTGCTCGGGGCGCATACGATCTTGCCCATGACGCAAGACACGGATCTCGACGCCCTCGTCCGCCAGCGCATCCGCGGCCTCCGCGAGGCGCGCGGCTGGTCGCTCGACGCGCTCGCGGCGCGCTGCTTCCTCAGCCCCTCGACCCTCAGCCGCATCGAGACGGGGCATCGGCGGATCGCGCTCGACCAGCTCGTGCCCATCGCCCAGGCGCTCGAGACGACGCTCGACGCGCTCATCGAGTCGGGCGACGACGCCGACGTCGTGATCCGCCCGCAGCGGGACGAGCAGGAGGGGCGCACGACGTGGGTGCTGTCGCGCGGCGGGGCGAGCGGATCCGGCGTCTTCGTCGCGAAGATGCGCATGACGCCGACGCGGCCGTTCCCCGTCGACCAGCTGGGCGTGCACCCCGGCCGCGACTGGTTCACGGTGCTCTCCGGCACCGCGCGGCTGCAGCTGGGCGAGCGGACGATCCTCGTCGAGGCGGGCGACGCGGCCGAGTTCTCGACGATGGTGCCGCACGCCATCAGCGCGCACCGCGGCGTGACGGAGGTCCTGACGATCCTCGACCGCGACGGGCAGCGGGCGCACCTGCGGGCGCCGGGGGCAGGACCGGCCACCCCGCACGGCGGCGCGCATGGAGCGCAGCGCTAGGGACCGGATCCGGGCGGTGGCGTCAGCCCCCGATGGGCAGCCCCGCATCCGAGGAGGGCTGGGGTTCGGGCGTACCGGGGTCTCCGGGCAGGTCGGGGAGGTCAGGGAGGTCAGGCACGTCGGGCGTGGGCACCGGCGACGGCGCCGGCTGGTCGGGCGTGGGCACCGGGGACGGCACGGGATCCGTACCGCCATCACCCGGGTCCTCCGTCGGCGCGGGGGTCGAGCCGGTCTCCTCGGGCACGGGGGTGGACCCGCCGTCGCCCGAGCCGCCATCGCCCGAGCCGCCGCCTCCGACCCCGCCTCCGGAGCCGCCGTCCTGGCCGGCCCCGGTCCCCGGATTCGTGGATCCGCCGCCGCCGGTGCCCGGGGTGAAGGGACCGGTGCCCGGGCGCGTGCCGGGACGCGACGGGACGCCGGGCGCCTTCGGCACGACGGGCAGCGCGATGCGGTCGGGAGCGGGGACGGCGAGCGTGAGGGTCACGGTCGCGCCGGGCGCGACGCGCGTGCCGGCGGCCGGATCCTGGCTCGCGACGATGCCCACGTCCTGGCGCACGAGCGCGCTCCCTCCCGTGCCGGCGAACGCGATGCCGAAGCCGGCGGCCGCGAGCGTGTCGCCCGCGTCGACCGCCTGCATGCGGGTGACGTCGACGACCTCGACCAGCCCGTCGGCCGAGACCGGCAGGGGGTTGGCGGGATCCGTCGCGTCGGGGACGGGGCGGGCGTCGGAGATCTCGATGGTCTCGGGGTCGGCCACCGTGTCGCCGTCGGCGTCGGGGAGCGTCGCGGCGACCGCGCCGCCCGCGATGAGGACGAGCGCGAGACCCGCCGCGACGCCGCCGGTCGCGCGGGTGCGGACGCCGGGGATCCACGCGGAGCCGCGGCGGATCAGCGGGATGAGGCCGGCGATGAGCGCGACCACGCCGAGCGCGATGAGGAGGCCGGGGATCCCGGCGATCACGGCGGCGGCGACCACGAGCACCGCGGCGACCGCGAGGGCCGCCCACGGCCACGTGCTGCGTCCGCGGAGGGCGGGAGCGGTGGTCGTCGTGCGCGAGGTGGGAGCGGATGCGGCGCTGGTCGCGGCGCGGGGCGGCGCGGGGACGGCCTCGCGGGCCGCGAAGGCGCCGGCCATCGACGACGGGACCGGCGACGCCGCGGTCGGCGACGCGGGGATCGGCGGCGCGGGCAGGTCGGCGGGCGGGGTGAGGGGCGCCCCGAGGGGCGGGGCGACGGGGTCGCCGGTGGGCGGCGCGAGCGGATAGCCGGCGGGCGGCGCGACAGGGGCGCCGGTGGGCGGCGCGAGGCGCGGGCCGGCCGGCGGGGCCTCGGGCGACGGCGCGTCGGCGGGAGCGTCGGCGTCCTCGCCGACGGATGCGGATGCGGACGCGGGTGTGAGCGGTGTGACGCCCGGCAGGTAGTCCGCGGGCAGCGGCGACTCGCTGATCAGGCGCGGCTCGGGCGTGGAGGACGCGCGGCCCGGGAAGACGCGGCGGCTGGAGACGAGCGTCGTCCAGCGCGCGCCGTCCCAGAAGCGCTGGTTGCCCTCGCCGTCGCCGAACCAGCCGGGCTCGTCGGACGACGGGGTGACCGACGTCGGGGAGGCGGGCGGCGGGGTCGACGACATGGTGCTCCTCAGGTGGAGAAAAGTCTCCGTGCCCACAGGCTAGGCGGCGCTCGGGCGGTCGGGAAGCCCGCGCGCGGCGCGCGGCCCGGTCGGGCACCCCCAGTCAGGGGCGCGGAGTCACCGGTGGTGCGACGGCGCGCGCCGTCGGCTTCCGCCAGTCGGCCGTCGCCGCGGACGGGGATCCGACGCCGGCCGCGGCACCGCGCGCGGTCCGCGGCCGGGTCGCGCGGTACCAGCCGGCGCAGAGGAGGACGACGAGGACCGCGTCCACCGCGTCGCCGCCGTAGTACATCACCTGGGCGGCGAGCTCGGCCTCCGCGCGGGGCACCCCGGCCGGCGGGACGGCGTAGAGCGACTTCGCGAGGATCCCGTGCGCCGCCATCGCCGCGACGAGCACGAGCGCCCGGTGCGGGGGCGACGCCCGGTGCGGCGACGGGTCCACGCCCACGATGGCGGAGGTGAAGAGGCACCCGGCGGCGAGCACGTGCAGCTGCACGGCGGCGGCGAGCAGCGGATCCTCGTGCATGCGCGTGAGCACCGGCGTGCCGTAGACGACCCACATGCCGCCCACGTTCAGCACGGCGGCCGGGAGCGGGTGCGACACGATCTGCACGGGCCGCGACCGCAGGAGCGCCGTGAGCCGGCGTGCGGGCACGACGTCGAGGCTCCGGAGCGCGAGGGTCACGGGGGCGGCGCGCACGAGGAGGAGCGGGGCGAGCATCCCGAGGAGGAGGTGGCCGAGCATGTGGGCGACGAGGTCGTCGTGGCCGGCGCCGGCGAGCGGCCCGGTGACGGCGGCGAGGGCGGCGGCGAGGCCGAGGATCCACAGGGCGGTCCGGTGCGCGGGCCATGCGCGTCGTCGCCGGTCGCGCCAGGCGGCGGACGCGTAGGCCGCCGCGAGCAGGAGCGCGAGCGCCGCGGGGGCCAGGGCGAGGAGGCCGGCGGATCCGGTTCCGTGCTCATGCACCCGGGGCCCGCCCGTCGCCGCGCTCGCCGGATCCCGTGGACGCCCGTCGCGCGGCGGCGCGCGTGCGCGTGCGCAGGATCAGCACCACGCCCGCCCCGAGCAGCACCGCGCCGACGCCGTTCCAGACGAGGTCGTACGCGAGGAGGTCGACGCCGTAGCGGATCTCGTGCAGCCCCATGACCTTGTGCTGGATGGTGCCGTCGTAGAGCTGGAACCCGCCCGCGCCCGCGAGGAGGCCCCCGGCCCAGCGCGTCCCGACGAGCGCGCGGCGGCGGCGGAGGTCGGCGAACAGGAACATCGCGCCGATGGCGGCGGTCCAGCCGACGGCGTGCAGGATCCCGTCCGAGATCAGCCCGACCTCGGTCGTGGAGCGGTCGTAGAAGTGGTGCCAGCGCAGCAGCTGGTGGAAGACGGTCTCGTCCACGAAGGTCGCCGTGCCGACGCCGAGCAGGAGGCCCGCGACCAGGCTCCGGCCGGGCAGCCGCTCGGCGTCGCGGGAGGGGGAGGCGGTCGTGCCGCTCGTCGTCGCGCTCATGCCTCGACGCTAGGCGCGTCCGCGGCGGACGGCACGATCCCGTCCTCGCGGCCGCGCGCCGGCCGGGCGGCGCGGGGTCCGGGCGGCGGTGGGGGAACGCCGGTCAGGCGGCGAGCAGCGCGGCCGCGGCGCGCGCGGGGGCGAGGTCGACCTCGAGGGTCGACGTGCCCGCGTGCCGGAACGCGCCCGTGGGGGAGAACGCGACGCAGGCCGGATCCCCCAGGCGGGGCGCGGACGGCTGCGCGGCGGACACGGGGACGGCGGGGGCGGACGGGGCGGTAGGGGCGACGGACACGGGCACGGGATCCTCCTGATCGACCGCCCGGGCGGGCGATGACCCCAGGCTGGCGGACCGCGTCACACCGCGCGTCCTCCTCCCGGACCCCGCCCCTCCTCCCGCGGCAGGAGATCCGCGGGCCGCGAGGACCACGGCGCCGCCGATCCGCCCGCCGCCGGGGTCACGCGCGCCCGCCCACGTCGGAGTCGGGCCGGGGCCGCGCCTCGTCCGCGCGCAGCAGACCGGCGCCGCCGACGGACCGGCCGTCCGCGTCGAGCGGCCCGACGGGATCCGCCAGGTGCGCGATCTCCGCCGTGATGTCGGCCGCGAGCCGCCGCGCGTCCGCCACGCCGCCGCCCGCGCGGCCCACGGCGAGCCCGAGGAGGAAGGTCGTGAGCGGCGCCGCCGGCCGGGCGATCCCGTGGGCCGCGTCCCGCGCCAGGTCGAGCACGAGCGCCACGTCCACCTCGTGCGCGGGCAGCTCGAGCAGCGCGGCGACGCGGTCGACCCAGCGGTCGAGGACGGCGGGGTCGACGGGCGGAGCCGCCGCGGGCGCGCCGGGCGCGGGCGGGAGCGCGGCGGGCGCGGCCGAGCCGGTGGCGGGGGAGGCGGTGTCGTCAGCGGCCATGTGCGGGGATCCCGTCGTCGAGGAGGCGGAGCCCGTGGACGTCGGCGTCCGCGGGGAGGTCGACGTCGGCGCAGAGCCGGGCGTCGAGGTCGGCGTGCGCGACGGCGCCGGGCCGGAGGGCCGCGAGCACCGCGCGGAGGGACGCGCCCGCCAGGCCGTCGGCCCGGTCGACGGCGTCGAGGGCGGCGCGGAGCGGATCCGGCCGGTAGAGCGCGAGGAGCGGCTGCGCGCGTCCGTCGGGGTCGCGCGCGACGAGGGCGTCGTGCCCGTCGACGCCGGATCCGCGGCGGAGGGGCAGCAGGGCGGCGACCGCGGCGGCGGCGTGCGGCAGGTCCGCGGCGAGCACGAGGATCCACGCGCACGCGGGGTCGTCGCCGAGCGCCGCCACCCCGGCCCCGAGGGCGGCCGCGGGACCGCCGTACGGGGGATCCTCGTCGACGAGCAGCGCGGATCCTGTCGCCTCCTGATGCGCGCGCGGCACCCCGCCCGCCCGGTTGCCGGCGCCCACGACGACCGTGCGCGCGCAGCCGGCCGCCGCCCGCACCGCGCCCGCGAGGAGCGTGACGCCGTCGCGCGCGAGGGCGGTCTTGTCGATCCGGCAGAGGCGCGTCGCGCGGCCGCCCGCGAGGATCACGGCCGCGGCGTCCCGCGCGTCGACCGCCGGTCCTGCGCTCACGCCGCCTCCCGCCCGCCCGGATGCCCGGGCCCTCGCATGGTGTGGTGCCGACCCTACGGCCCGGCTGTTACGGGCGCGTTGCCGGCGGGCGATCCCGCGCGTCGCGGCGACCTCTCGCGCGCCCGCGGCCGCGGTGAGGCTGCGGCGCCCGGCGCCCGGCGCCCGGCGGCAGCGTCGCGACCGGCCGCGATCCGCCCCTCAGCGCGCGTCGTCCGCCTCGCGCCGCCCGAGCGCCACGTCCTCCGCGTCGATCATGCCGAGCACCGCGCGCACGGCGAGCTCCGGGTAGCGGCCCTCCCGCCGCGCGACGAGGACGGCGGTCCGCTCGGCGTCGATCATGCGCCGCCGCACGCGGTCGTGGGTGAGCCGCTCGGCGGTGGTCTCGGGCAGCGCGTCGTCGCCCGGGCCGTCGTCGCCCTCGCGCAGCGCCTCGTCGCGGGCCGCGAGCCCGGCCTCGCGCGCCTCGTCGAGCAGGCGGTCGCGGTCGGAGCGCTCCTGGTCGTCGGCGGAGTGCCCGAGGTGCAGGCGGCGGATGATCGCCGGCAGCGCGAGCCCGCCCACGAGCGTGCCCGCCACCATCACGAACGCGAGGAACTGGAGCAGCTCGCGCTCGGGCGTCTCCTCCGGCAGCAGGAAGGCGGCGGCGAGCGTCACCACGCCGCGGACCCCGGCGGACGACACGGCCGTCACCGTCCGCCAGCTCCAGGTCCGCGCGCGCAGCCGGGCCGGCCCGTGGTCGAACAGGACCTTGGCGAGCGCCACCGACGCGAACCGGGCGGCCGTGAGCACGGCGAGCAGCAGGATCGACAGCCCGGCGATGCGCCAGCCGTCGAGGCTCGACTCCGGCAGCCCGCGCACGATCCCGGCGAGGCTCAGCCCGATGAGCAGGAAGACCGCGTTCTCGAGGAGGAACTGGATCGTCCGCCAGTTCACCGACTCGGCGATGCGCGCCTCGGGCGACTGGATGAGCGGCGCCCGGTAGCCGAGCACCAGGCCCGCGCAGACGACCGCGAGCACGCCGGATCCGCCGAGCTCCTGCGCCGGGATGAACGCGACGTAGGGGATCGCGAGCGACAGGCTCGTGTCGAGCACGGCCGAGCGGAGGAAGCGGCGCACGGCCGAGAAGAGGAACGCGACCCCGAGCCCGATGGCCACGCCGAGCAGCACGGCGACGGCGAACCCGCCCGCGACGTCGACCGGGTGCACGACGCCGACGATCGCGGCGATGGCCGTGTTGAGCGCGACCAGCGCGGTCGCGTCGTTGAGCAGGCTCTCCGTCTCGAGGATCGACATCACGCGCCGGGGCAGCCGCACCCGTCCCGCGACGGCCGAGACCGCGACGGCGTCCGTGGGCGCCACCACCGCGCCGAGCGCGAGCGCCGCCGCCAGCCCCACCGCGGGCACGAGCGCCCACAGGGTGAGCCCGAAGACGAGCAGCGTGACCACGACCACGCCCACCGAGAGCACGACGATGCTGTCACGCCGGGCCCGGATGTCGGCCAGCGGCGTGCGGATCGACGCCGCGAACAGCAGCGGCGGCAGCAGCCCGTAGAGCACGGCGTCCGGCTCGATCTCGACCTGCGGCACCCCCGGCACGAACGACGCGACCGCGCCCACCGCCACGAGCGCGACGGGCGCGGACCAGCCCGCGCGGCCGGCGATGCCCGACACCGCCACGGTGACGACGACGAAGGAGACGACCCAGGCGATGATCTCGGGCATGCGCGGCTTCCGATCGGGAGGGGGAGGGGGAGGTCGTGCGGTGGGGCGCGGCGGTCAGCCGGTGCGGAGGCGCTCGCGGGCCGCGTCGAGATCGCGGGCGTCGAGACCGTGGCCGCCGGGCCGCACGCGCGACACGACGTCCGACCCGCGCGCCGCGGCCTCGCGCATAGTGCGCTCCACGTCGACGAGCGGCGCCATCGCGTCCGCGTCGCCGTTGAGCAGCGTGATCCGCGTGCCCGCCAGGTCCGCCGCCGGCTCGCGGTCGCCGAGCGGCCAGCGCGCGGAGAACGCGATCGTCCCCGGCACCGCCCGTGGATGCAGCAGCGTGGTCGCCAGCGCCATGTTCGCCCCGTTCGAGAACCCGACCGCGAGGATCGCGCGGCCCTGGAGAGCGTAGGCCGACCGCGCCGCGGCGACCAGGTCCACGAGCTCGGCTGCGCGCGCGATCACGTCGTCGACGTCGAAGACGCCCTCGGCGTGCCGGCGGAACCAGCGGGCGGCGGATCCCTCGCGCACGCTCCCGCGCGGCGCCAGGACGGGCTGCCCGGGCGCCACGAGCCGCGCGAGCTCGAGGCCCTGCCGCTCGTCGGCGCCCGTGCCGTGGAGGCCGAGGATCACGGGCCCCGTCTCCGCGCCC
This is a stretch of genomic DNA from Clavibacter zhangzhiyongii. It encodes these proteins:
- a CDS encoding cation:proton antiporter, translating into MPEIIAWVVSFVVVTVAVSGIAGRAGWSAPVALVAVGAVASFVPGVPQVEIEPDAVLYGLLPPLLFAASIRTPLADIRARRDSIVVLSVGVVVVTLLVFGLTLWALVPAVGLAAALALGAVVAPTDAVAVSAVAGRVRLPRRVMSILETESLLNDATALVALNTAIAAIVGVVHPVDVAGGFAVAVLLGVAIGLGVAFLFSAVRRFLRSAVLDTSLSLAIPYVAFIPAQELGGSGVLAVVCAGLVLGYRAPLIQSPEARIAESVNWRTIQFLLENAVFLLIGLSLAGIVRGLPESSLDGWRIAGLSILLLAVLTAARFASVALAKVLFDHGPARLRARTWSWRTVTAVSSAGVRGVVTLAAAFLLPEETPERELLQFLAFVMVAGTLVGGLALPAIIRRLHLGHSADDQERSDRDRLLDEAREAGLAARDEALREGDDGPGDDALPETTAERLTHDRVRRRMIDAERTAVLVARREGRYPELAVRAVLGMIDAEDVALGRREADDAR
- a CDS encoding DUF2243 domain-containing protein; its protein translation is MSATTSGTTASPSRDAERLPGRSLVAGLLLGVGTATFVDETVFHQLLRWHHFYDRSTTEVGLISDGILHAVGWTAAIGAMFLFADLRRRRALVGTRWAGGLLAGAGGFQLYDGTIQHKVMGLHEIRYGVDLLAYDLVWNGVGAVLLGAGVVLILRTRTRAAARRASTGSGERGDGRAPGA
- a CDS encoding cytochrome c oxidase assembly protein, giving the protein MHEHGTGSAGLLALAPAALALLLAAAYASAAWRDRRRRAWPAHRTALWILGLAAALAAVTGPLAGAGHDDLVAHMLGHLLLGMLAPLLLVRAAPVTLALRSLDVVPARRLTALLRSRPVQIVSHPLPAAVLNVGGMWVVYGTPVLTRMHEDPLLAAAVQLHVLAAGCLFTSAIVGVDPSPHRASPPHRALVLVAAMAAHGILAKSLYAVPPAGVPRAEAELAAQVMYYGGDAVDAVLVVLLCAGWYRATRPRTARGAAAGVGSPSAATADWRKPTARAVAPPVTPRP
- a CDS encoding alpha/beta hydrolase, yielding MSGILDRTPHVLQPGAETGPVILGLHGTGADERQGLELARLVAPGQPVLAPRGSVREGSAARWFRRHAEGVFDVDDVIARAAELVDLVAAARSAYALQGRAILAVGFSNGANMALATTLLHPRAVPGTIAFSARWPLGDREPAADLAGTRITLLNGDADAMAPLVDVERTMREAAARGSDVVSRVRPGGHGLDARDLDAARERLRTG
- a CDS encoding PASTA domain-containing protein is translated as MSSTPPPASPTSVTPSSDEPGWFGDGEGNQRFWDGARWTTLVSSRRVFPGRASSTPEPRLISESPLPADYLPGVTPLTPASASASVGEDADAPADAPSPEAPPAGPRLAPPTGAPVAPPAGYPLAPPTGDPVAPPLGAPLTPPADLPAPPIPASPTAASPVPSSMAGAFAAREAVPAPPRAATSAASAPTSRTTTTAPALRGRSTWPWAALAVAAVLVVAAAVIAGIPGLLIALGVVALIAGLIPLIRRGSAWIPGVRTRATGGVAAGLALVLIAGGAVAATLPDADGDTVADPETIEISDARPVPDATDPANPLPVSADGLVEVVDVTRMQAVDAGDTLAAAGFGIAFAGTGGSALVRQDVGIVASQDPAAGTRVAPGATVTLTLAVPAPDRIALPVVPKAPGVPSRPGTRPGTGPFTPGTGGGGSTNPGTGAGQDGGSGGGVGGGGSGDGGSGDGGSTPVPEETGSTPAPTEDPGDGGTDPVPSPVPTPDQPAPSPVPTPDVPDLPDLPDLPGDPGTPEPQPSSDAGLPIGG
- a CDS encoding class I SAM-dependent methyltransferase; translated protein: MPHHDVRAHAHGAADPSLAAMLDLDARILHRHLLELTTWVRRLARDTAGRVVVDLGAGTGTGTVALARRFDRAEVIAVDASDAMLARVAERAVVDGLADRIRPVHADLDDAWPALPPADLVWASLMLHEVADPALLLGRIHDGLAPGGVLAVVEMDGPPRFLPDDLPADLARPGLADRLDDAVTHGGTGGPSHPDWAPWLAAAGLVEVETRAFALDPDPADPVVAAATLPYARAWLARVRDRSGDRLDAADRTALDALLDADGPHALARIPDLRLRGTRTAYVGHRPR
- a CDS encoding helix-turn-helix domain-containing protein; the encoded protein is MTQDTDLDALVRQRIRGLREARGWSLDALAARCFLSPSTLSRIETGHRRIALDQLVPIAQALETTLDALIESGDDADVVIRPQRDEQEGRTTWVLSRGGASGSGVFVAKMRMTPTRPFPVDQLGVHPGRDWFTVLSGTARLQLGERTILVEAGDAAEFSTMVPHAISAHRGVTEVLTILDRDGQRAHLRAPGAGPATPHGGAHGAQR
- a CDS encoding NTP transferase domain-containing protein, giving the protein MSAGPAVDARDAAAVILAGGRATRLCRIDKTALARDGVTLLAGAVRAAAGCARTVVVGAGNRAGGVPRAHQEATGSALLVDEDPPYGGPAAALGAGVAALGDDPACAWILVLAADLPHAAAAVAALLPLRRGSGVDGHDALVARDPDGRAQPLLALYRPDPLRAALDAVDRADGLAGASLRAVLAALRPGAVAHADLDARLCADVDLPADADVHGLRLLDDGIPAHGR
- a CDS encoding DUF6457 domain-containing protein codes for the protein MAADDTASPATGSAAPAALPPAPGAPAAAPPVDPAVLDRWVDRVAALLELPAHEVDVALVLDLARDAAHGIARPAAPLTTFLLGLAVGRAGGGVADARRLAADITAEIAHLADPVGPLDADGRSVGGAGLLRADEARPRPDSDVGGRA